In Phyllostomus discolor isolate MPI-MPIP mPhyDis1 chromosome 2, mPhyDis1.pri.v3, whole genome shotgun sequence, the following are encoded in one genomic region:
- the CAMK2N2 gene encoding LOW QUALITY PROTEIN: calcium/calmodulin-dependent protein kinase II inhibitor 2 (The sequence of the model RefSeq protein was modified relative to this genomic sequence to represent the inferred CDS: inserted 1 base in 1 codon) — MSEILPYSEDKMGRFGADPEGSDLSFSCRLQDTNSFFAGXQAKRPPKLGQIGRAKRVVIEDDRIDDVLKGMGEKPPSGV, encoded by the exons ATGTCCGAGATCCTGCCCTACAGTGAGGACAAGATGGGCCGCTTCGGCGCCGACCCCGAGGGCTCCGACCTCTCCTTCAGCTGTCGCCTCCAAGACACCAACTCCTTCTTTGCGG ACCAAGCCAAGCGACCCCCCAAGCTGGGCCAGATCGGCCGAGCCAAGAGAG TGGTGATCGAGGATGACCGGATAGACGACGTGCtgaaggggatgggggagaagcCGCCGTCCGGAGTGTAG
- the ALG3 gene encoding dol-P-Man:Man(5)GlcNAc(2)-PP-Dol alpha-1,3-mannosyltransferase: MAAGVRKRARAGPASRVAGRCGQWLRRAWQERRLLLLEPRYTLLVAACLCLAEVGITFWVIHRVAYTEIDWKAYMAEVEGVINGTYDYTQLQGDTGPLVYPAGFVYIFMGLYYVTGQGTDIRMAQHIFAVLYLATLLLVFLIYHQTCKVPPFVFFFMCCASYRVHSIFVLRLFNDPVAMALLFLSINLLLAQRWGWGCCCFSLAVSVKMNVLLFAPGLLFLLLTQFGLRGALPKLGICAVLQVVLGLPFLLENPIGYLSRSFDLGRQFLFRWTVNWRFLPETLFLHRAFHLALLATHLTLLLLFVLCRWHRTGESILSLLKDPSKRKVPPQPLTPNQIVSTLFTSNFIGICFSRSLHYQFYVWYFHTLPYLLWATPARWLTHLLRLLVLGLIELSWNTYPSTSCSSAALHICHAVILLQLWLGPQPFPKSIPHSKKAH, translated from the exons ATGGCGGCGGGTGTGCGGAAACGCGCCCGGGCGGGACCCGCATCCCGGGTGGCGGGGCGTTGCGGGCAGTGGCTGCGCCGCGCCTGGCAAGAGCGGCGTCTGTTGCTCCTGGAGCCGCGCTACACGCTGCTGgtggctgcctgcctctgcctggcgGAGGTGGGCATCACCTTCTGGGTCATTCACAGGGTGGCAT atacAGAGATTGACTGGAAGGCCTACATGGCTGAGGTAGAGGGCGTCATCAATGGCACCTATGACTATACCCAGTTGCAGGGTGACACTGGACCTCTGGT GTACCCAGCTGGCTTTGTGTACATCTTTATGGGGCTGTACTATGTCACTGGCCAGGGCACTGACATCCGCATGGCCCAGCATATCTTTGCTGTGCTCTACCTGGCTACCCTGCTGCTTGTCTTTTTGATCTACCACCAGACCTGCAAG GTACCTCCCTTCGTCTTTTTCTTCATGTGCTGCGCCTCTTACCGTGTCCACTCCATCTTCGTGTTGCGGCTCTTCAATGACCCAGTGGCTATGGCGCTGCTATTCCTCAGTATCAACCTTTTGCTGGCCCAGCGCTGGGGCTGGGGTTGCTGCTGTTTCAG CCTGGCAGTGTCTGTGAAGATGAACGTGCTCCTCTTTGCCCCTGGATTACTATTCCTTCTCCTCACACAATTTGGCCTCCGAGGGGCCCTCCCCAAGTTGGGCATCTGTGCTGTCTTACAG GTGGTGCTGGGGCTGCCCTTCCTGCTGGAGAACCCCATCGGTTACCTGTCCCGCTCCTTTGACCTTGGCCGCCAGTTTCTCTTCCGCTGGACAGTAAACTGGCGCTTCCTCCCTGAGACCCTGTTCCTGCATCGTGCCTTCCACCTGGCACTGTTAGCCACCCACCTCACCTTGCTCTTGCTCTTTGTTCTGTGCAGGTGGCACAG GACGGGAGAAAGTATCCTGTCGCTGCTGAAGGATCCCTCCAAAAGGAAGGTtccaccccagcccctcacacCCAACC AGATCGTTTCTACCCTCTTCACCTCCAACTTCATTGGCATTTGCTTTAGCCGTTCTCTCCACTACCAGTTCTACGTCTGGTATTTCCACACACTGCCCTACCTCCTGTGGGCCACACCTGCACGCTGGCTCACACACCTGCTCAG GTTGCTGGTGCTGGGGCTTATTGAGCTCTCCTGGAACACGTACCCATCCACGTCCTGCAGCTCTGCTGCCCTGCACATATGCCATGCTGTCATCCTGCTGCAGCTCTGGCTgggcccccagcccttccccaagAGCATCCCACACAGCAAGAAAGCCCACTGA